Proteins from a genomic interval of Marmota flaviventris isolate mMarFla1 chromosome 8, mMarFla1.hap1, whole genome shotgun sequence:
- the LOC114093313 gene encoding large ribosomal subunit protein eL29-like, which produces MAKSKNHTTHNQSRKWHGNGIKKPGSQRYESLKGVDLKFLRNMHFAKKHNKKGLKRIQANNAKAMSAHAKAIKALAKPKEVKPKMPKGDSRKLDRLALLAHLKHGKRARAYMARDHRLSRPKAKAPSQDPAPAPALAPAPAPAPAPVPKGAQAPKGAQVPAKAP; this is translated from the exons ATGGCCAAGTCCAAGAACCACACCACACACAACCAGTCCCGAAAATGGCACGGAAATGGTATCAAGAAACCCGGATCACAAAGATATGAATCTCTTAAGGGGGTAGACCTCAAGTTTCTGAGAAATATGCATTTTGCCAAGAAGCACAATAAGAAGGGCCTGAAAAGAATTCAGGCAAACAACGCCAAGGCCATGAGTGCTCATGCCAAAGCTATCAAGGCCCTTGCAAAGCCAAAGGAAGTTAAGCCCAAGATGCCAAAGGGTGACAGCCGCAAGCTTGATCGCCTTGCCTTGCTAGCCCATCTCAAGCACGGGAAGCGTGCTCGTGCCTACATGGCCAGGGATCACAGGCTTAGCCGGCCAAAGGCCAAAGCCCCAAGCCAAGACCCAG ctccagctccagctctggctccagctccagctccGGCTCCAGCTCCTGTTCCCAAAGGTGCCCAGGCCCCCAAGGGTGCTCAGGTCCCTGCAAAGGCTCCATAA